One Bradyrhizobium manausense DNA segment encodes these proteins:
- a CDS encoding ABC transporter permease, with protein MKALLRLLSRTKLYWGLVLICLIGALISPQTSSGHNIFLSYGNLTDVLRQVSITGLVATGMTMVILLGGIDLSVGSVMGFSTVICAMLLTKPGWTTASVMGVPAAILVGGVAVALAARFVFAGLARGRDVSAGRRREIALPRWQSAGIPGLLGLVAAIAIGWWTMHQVPGKFGVLGVLLIAPCLAMVLGGINGLLIVTGRLQPFIATLAMMVSALGIARLTAGSDNAVVPVYTGTNATEAFELLRSMLWGVLPVPSVFFLAAICLFGAILRFTTFGRYAYAIGGNVEAAKLSGIKVAQVQLTAYLLSGLLAGIAGVLFVAQYRQGKPDAGTGLELDAIAAVVIGGTSLMGGRGGLAGTFVGVLIFGLLSDILQLQNIDSNVQLVMKGLIIVCTVLVQEQNLGQLVARWRFRRSGEAQADPKTAETHRLPSAAKAQLAREDLDEAS; from the coding sequence ATGAAGGCGCTGCTCCGCCTGCTCTCCCGCACCAAGCTCTATTGGGGGCTCGTGCTGATCTGCCTGATCGGCGCGCTGATCTCGCCCCAGACGTCATCCGGCCACAACATCTTCCTGTCCTACGGCAATCTGACCGACGTGCTGCGCCAGGTCTCGATCACAGGCCTCGTCGCGACCGGCATGACCATGGTCATTCTGCTCGGCGGCATCGATCTGTCGGTCGGCTCGGTGATGGGCTTCTCGACGGTGATCTGCGCGATGCTGCTGACCAAGCCCGGCTGGACCACGGCGTCCGTCATGGGCGTTCCGGCGGCGATCCTCGTCGGCGGCGTTGCCGTGGCGCTGGCTGCACGCTTCGTGTTTGCCGGCCTCGCGCGCGGCCGCGATGTCAGTGCCGGACGGCGGCGCGAGATCGCGCTGCCGCGCTGGCAGAGCGCCGGCATTCCGGGATTGCTGGGCCTTGTCGCGGCCATCGCGATCGGCTGGTGGACGATGCACCAGGTGCCGGGCAAATTCGGCGTTCTCGGTGTTCTGCTGATCGCCCCCTGCCTCGCGATGGTGCTCGGCGGCATCAACGGGCTCTTGATCGTCACCGGCCGGCTGCAGCCCTTCATCGCGACGCTCGCGATGATGGTCAGCGCGCTCGGCATCGCGCGATTGACGGCGGGGTCCGACAACGCGGTGGTCCCTGTCTACACCGGCACCAATGCGACCGAGGCCTTCGAGCTGCTGCGTTCGATGCTGTGGGGCGTGTTGCCGGTGCCGAGCGTGTTCTTCCTCGCAGCGATCTGCCTGTTCGGCGCGATCCTGCGCTTCACCACCTTCGGGCGCTATGCCTATGCGATCGGCGGCAATGTCGAGGCCGCAAAGCTGTCCGGCATCAAGGTCGCGCAGGTGCAGCTCACGGCCTATCTGTTGTCGGGCCTTCTGGCGGGGATCGCCGGCGTGCTGTTCGTCGCGCAGTACCGGCAGGGCAAGCCCGACGCAGGCACGGGCCTCGAACTTGACGCGATCGCCGCCGTCGTGATCGGCGGCACCAGCCTGATGGGCGGCCGTGGCGGCCTCGCCGGCACTTTCGTCGGCGTCCTGATCTTCGGTCTGCTCTCCGACATCCTGCAGCTTCAGAACATCGACTCCAACGTCCAGCTCGTGATGAAGGGGCTGATCATCGTCTGCACCGTGCTGGTGCAGGAACAGAATCTCGGCCAGCTCGTCGCACGATGGCGGTTCCGCCGATCGGGCGAGGCACAGGCCGATCCGAAAACAGCCGAGACCCATCGGCTGCCAAGCGCCGCAAAGGCCCAACTCGCAAGGGAGGATCTCGATGAAGCGTCGTGA